One genomic window of Sphingobacterium oryzagri includes the following:
- a CDS encoding DUF1573 domain-containing protein, producing MSILKASFFCFALAALVSCGNAENKTSETGDSVSTAATDNAANGKIEFAESAFDFGQVAEGQIVEHTYAFTNTGTSPVILSRVSASCGCTTPSYTQTPILPGKTGEIKVSFDSNGQVGKQQKIVTVVSNAENGVTTIQLKGEVLTK from the coding sequence ATGAGTATACTAAAAGCAAGTTTTTTTTGCTTCGCACTAGCCGCGCTTGTTTCTTGTGGAAATGCCGAAAACAAAACCAGCGAAACGGGCGATAGCGTATCAACTGCTGCTACTGATAATGCAGCCAACGGAAAGATTGAATTTGCCGAATCGGCTTTTGATTTTGGTCAGGTAGCCGAAGGCCAGATCGTAGAGCACACTTACGCGTTTACCAATACCGGTACGTCGCCGGTAATCCTTTCACGTGTGTCGGCCTCTTGCGGTTGTACAACGCCTTCTTATACGCAAACACCGATTCTTCCGGGTAAAACGGGAGAGATCAAGGTTAGTTTTGATAGCAACGGGCAAGTCGGAAAGCAGCAGAAGATCGTAACGGTGGTTTCCAATGCGGAAAATGGCGTAACGACCATTCAGTTGAAGGGTGAAGTATTGACAAAATAG
- a CDS encoding esterase, translating to MLKKSIFLFFLLGSLFAQSAHSQENINLEGTKSLRSPQVHADNTVTFQVFAPQAKTAYIVGNWMEREASGKAGKQAMQKDGSYWKYTSPPLASDLFLYSVELDGVTVNDPLNVYQVRDVANIFNYFVTEGPQADLYQVQDVPHGSLSKRWYASPTLNMERRLTIYTPPGYEREKKSYPVLYLLHGMGGDEEAWPTLGRVAQILDNLIAKGTVKPMIVVMPNGHVANSAAPGESSKGQYAIQFFTPDVGTGKMEESFKDVIAFVESNYRAKKEKKARAIAGLSMGGAHTLFTSSYMPDTFDYVGLFSAAFRMNDKAKSPVFDDFENNLIKQRDHGLKLYWIGMGKDDFLYKTGEEYRKKLDGIDMKYVYRESEGGHTWANWRLYLTEFLPQLFK from the coding sequence ATGTTAAAAAAATCAATTTTTCTATTCTTCTTGTTAGGCAGTTTGTTCGCGCAAAGTGCACATAGCCAAGAGAATATCAATCTCGAAGGCACCAAAAGCCTGCGCTCGCCGCAGGTGCATGCAGACAACACGGTCACGTTTCAAGTATTTGCTCCGCAAGCGAAAACCGCCTATATCGTGGGCAATTGGATGGAGCGGGAGGCAAGTGGAAAAGCCGGAAAGCAAGCTATGCAGAAAGATGGAAGCTACTGGAAATATACTAGTCCGCCGCTCGCTTCGGATCTTTTTTTGTATTCCGTAGAGCTGGATGGTGTCACCGTTAACGATCCGCTAAACGTTTATCAAGTTCGGGATGTCGCTAATATCTTTAATTATTTCGTCACGGAAGGACCGCAAGCCGATTTGTATCAAGTGCAAGACGTGCCGCATGGTAGCTTATCCAAACGTTGGTACGCATCGCCTACGCTGAATATGGAACGACGATTAACCATTTACACACCGCCAGGCTATGAGCGCGAGAAGAAATCGTATCCGGTGCTTTATCTTTTGCATGGTATGGGAGGCGATGAAGAAGCGTGGCCAACACTTGGTCGAGTTGCACAGATTCTGGACAACCTTATCGCCAAAGGCACTGTAAAACCGATGATCGTGGTGATGCCGAACGGACATGTTGCTAACAGTGCCGCGCCAGGAGAATCGTCGAAAGGACAATATGCCATTCAGTTTTTTACGCCCGATGTGGGGACAGGTAAGATGGAAGAATCTTTTAAAGATGTGATCGCTTTTGTAGAAAGTAACTACCGCGCGAAAAAAGAAAAGAAAGCGCGGGCAATAGCTGGCTTATCGATGGGCGGTGCACACACCTTATTCACGTCGTCTTACATGCCCGATACGTTCGACTATGTTGGCTTATTTTCCGCAGCCTTCCGGATGAATGATAAAGCGAAAAGTCCGGTATTTGATGATTTTGAAAACAATCTAATCAAGCAACGTGATCATGGATTGAAGTTATATTGGATCGGGATGGGAAAAGACGACTTTTTATACAAAACAGGTGAAGAGTATCGGAAAAAACTGGACGGAATTGATATGAAGTATGTCTACAGGGAGAGTGAGGGTGGTCACACCTGGGCTAACTGGCGACTTTACCTAACGGAATTTCTTCCGCAGCTTTTTAAATAA
- the coaE gene encoding dephospho-CoA kinase (Dephospho-CoA kinase (CoaE) performs the final step in coenzyme A biosynthesis.), whose amino-acid sequence MGIKIGITGGIGSGKSYVAKVFQALGVPFYNADKEAKDLMNTSAKIRSALTETFGAEVYAQDGMLDRAYLSELVFKDQQKLERLNAIVHPAVIKHGQDWAAKQTFPYSLKEAALLFESGSYTSLDYTLLVTAPEPVRIARVINRDAVNEQQVRDRINKQMPEDDKVALADFVIVNDGQEPLLPQVLRLHTFFLNASEDSL is encoded by the coding sequence ATGGGAATAAAAATTGGTATTACGGGAGGTATTGGCTCCGGAAAAAGCTATGTGGCCAAAGTTTTTCAAGCGTTGGGCGTGCCCTTCTACAATGCCGATAAAGAGGCGAAAGACTTAATGAATACAAGCGCAAAAATCCGCTCAGCACTGACCGAAACCTTCGGTGCAGAAGTATACGCCCAGGACGGCATGCTCGATCGGGCGTATTTGTCGGAATTAGTTTTTAAGGATCAGCAGAAATTGGAACGACTGAATGCGATTGTTCATCCGGCTGTGATAAAACATGGGCAAGATTGGGCGGCCAAACAGACCTTCCCTTATTCATTAAAAGAAGCCGCATTGCTTTTCGAAAGCGGCTCCTATACATCCTTAGATTATACACTGCTGGTCACCGCGCCCGAGCCTGTTCGCATTGCGCGCGTCATCAATCGCGATGCGGTCAATGAGCAGCAGGTGCGTGACCGCATAAACAAGCAAATGCCCGAAGATGATAAGGTTGCTTTGGCCGACTTCGTTATCGTTAATGATGGCCAGGAACCGTTATTGCCCCAGGTTTTGCGATTACACACTTTTTTTTTGAACGCGTCTGAGGACAGCTTATGA
- a CDS encoding MBL fold metallo-hydrolase RNA specificity domain-containing protein has protein sequence MILEDFLVKAEEGYYCRYGDFYIDALLPVACNLISHAHGDHATNGHQQMFATTATFAFMRNKFSKMVEEHMQHVAFNEPFKIGDVELMFIAAGHMLGSAQILMRYRDVRYLYTGDYKLQADPTCEPLECVQADVLITESTFANPSIQHPDYVSEILKLRDKPSNIMLGCYTLGKAQRLTALINEFLPEREVLVHHKMYPVHRLYDQLGPTRLKYSLYNRKAMKEGKPNKIYLVPPLTFNSYFKATNVLKAFASGWERLQRQNDIALYISDHVDWDDLLSFIADVKPSEVWTIHGDGRQLQAHFAGQLTVRDILKN, from the coding sequence ATGATTCTAGAAGATTTTTTGGTAAAAGCCGAAGAAGGTTATTATTGCCGTTACGGCGATTTTTATATTGATGCATTGTTGCCGGTGGCTTGCAACCTGATTTCACATGCACATGGCGATCACGCCACGAATGGGCACCAGCAGATGTTTGCCACGACAGCCACGTTTGCCTTTATGCGCAATAAGTTTTCGAAGATGGTCGAAGAACATATGCAGCATGTCGCGTTTAACGAACCGTTTAAGATCGGCGATGTGGAGCTGATGTTTATTGCCGCCGGACATATGTTGGGCTCGGCACAGATTCTGATGCGGTATAGGGACGTTCGCTATCTGTATACGGGCGATTATAAGCTGCAGGCAGACCCGACTTGTGAGCCGTTGGAATGTGTGCAAGCGGATGTGTTGATTACCGAATCGACCTTTGCAAATCCGTCCATTCAGCATCCCGATTATGTCAGCGAAATCTTGAAACTACGCGATAAACCCAGCAACATTATGCTCGGCTGTTACACACTAGGTAAAGCGCAACGCTTGACGGCGTTGATCAACGAGTTTTTACCCGAACGCGAAGTACTGGTGCATCATAAGATGTATCCGGTGCACCGCTTGTATGATCAACTCGGGCCAACGCGGCTGAAGTACTCCTTGTATAACCGAAAAGCGATGAAGGAAGGCAAACCCAATAAAATATACCTGGTGCCACCACTTACGTTTAATAGCTATTTTAAAGCGACAAATGTGCTGAAGGCTTTTGCCTCCGGATGGGAAAGGCTGCAACGCCAGAACGATATTGCACTCTATATTTCGGATCATGTCGATTGGGATGACCTCTTGTCGTTTATTGCGGACGTAAAACCGTCGGAAGTGTGGACTATTCATGGCGATGGAAGACAGCTGCAGGCGCACTTTGCCGGACAACTGACGGTGCGCGATATTTTAAAAAATTAG
- the purH gene encoding bifunctional phosphoribosylaminoimidazolecarboxamide formyltransferase/IMP cyclohydrolase, with amino-acid sequence MNHPVKIKNALVSVYYKDNLAPLVKLLNQYGVTFYSTGGTEAFIREQGIDVVPVEDLTSYPSILGGRVKTLHPKVFGGILARRPLASDQEQLAQYEIPEIDLVIVDLYPFEETVASGAAAQDIIEKIDIGGISLIRAAAKNFNDVVIISSKNDYTELENILAGQEGQTTLEQRKEFAKRAFNTSSHYDTAIFNYFNQEAPLPVFKQSVQQAQTLRYGENPHQKGTFYGDLDAMFDKLNGKELSYNNLVDVDAAVAIIDEFTDPTFAILKHTNACGVASRGTVKQAWIDALACDPVSAFGGVLITNGEVDKETAEEINSLFFEVLIAPAYTEEALSVLTAKKNRIILKRKAVELPTAQFKTLLNGVILQDKDHTVEGPEEMTTVTTAQPTEAQLKDLHFANKIVKHTKSNTIVFAKDNTLIASGVGQTSRVDALKQAIEKAQAFGFEIKGSVMASDAFFPFPDCVEIAGDAGVVAVLQPGGSIKDQLSTDMANEKGVAMVVTGVRHFKH; translated from the coding sequence ATGAATCATCCTGTTAAGATTAAAAACGCTTTGGTGTCAGTGTATTACAAAGACAACCTCGCGCCACTCGTTAAATTACTAAACCAATACGGAGTTACTTTCTACTCTACAGGCGGTACGGAAGCATTTATCCGCGAACAAGGTATTGACGTCGTACCCGTAGAAGATTTGACCAGCTATCCATCCATTTTGGGCGGTCGTGTAAAAACATTACACCCTAAAGTTTTCGGAGGTATATTGGCGCGTCGCCCGTTGGCGAGCGATCAAGAGCAATTGGCTCAATACGAAATCCCAGAGATTGATTTAGTCATTGTAGACTTATATCCTTTCGAAGAAACCGTAGCCTCTGGTGCTGCTGCTCAAGATATTATTGAAAAGATTGATATCGGCGGTATCTCTCTTATCCGTGCTGCGGCAAAAAACTTTAATGATGTCGTGATCATTTCGTCTAAAAATGACTATACGGAACTGGAAAATATCTTAGCCGGGCAGGAAGGACAAACAACGCTGGAGCAACGGAAAGAATTTGCCAAACGCGCATTCAACACGTCTTCACACTACGATACGGCTATTTTCAACTATTTCAATCAAGAAGCACCGCTGCCGGTTTTTAAGCAATCTGTACAGCAGGCGCAAACCTTGCGTTACGGTGAAAACCCGCATCAAAAAGGCACGTTTTACGGCGATCTTGATGCCATGTTTGATAAATTAAACGGAAAAGAGCTTTCGTATAATAACCTGGTTGATGTGGATGCAGCAGTAGCCATTATCGATGAATTTACCGATCCAACTTTTGCGATATTAAAACACACCAATGCTTGTGGCGTTGCTTCCCGCGGCACCGTAAAACAAGCCTGGATTGATGCCCTGGCCTGTGATCCGGTTTCAGCTTTTGGCGGCGTCTTGATTACCAATGGTGAAGTAGATAAAGAAACAGCAGAAGAAATTAACAGCCTGTTTTTCGAAGTATTAATCGCGCCGGCTTATACCGAAGAAGCATTAAGCGTACTTACGGCTAAGAAAAACCGTATTATCTTAAAACGTAAAGCAGTAGAATTGCCTACAGCGCAATTTAAAACCTTGCTAAACGGCGTTATCTTGCAAGATAAAGACCATACTGTAGAAGGACCGGAAGAAATGACGACCGTTACGACGGCACAGCCTACGGAAGCGCAGCTAAAGGATCTTCATTTTGCAAACAAGATTGTAAAACATACCAAATCCAATACCATTGTCTTTGCAAAAGATAATACCCTGATCGCTTCCGGCGTAGGGCAGACTTCACGTGTTGATGCGCTGAAACAAGCGATCGAGAAAGCGCAAGCTTTTGGTTTCGAAATCAAAGGCAGTGTGATGGCTTCTGATGCGTTTTTCCCTTTCCCAGATTGTGTAGAAATAGCTGGTGATGCAGGCGTTGTTGCCGTATTGCAACCTGGAGGTTCTATTAAAGATCAGTTATCAACCGATATGGCGAATGAAAAAGGCGTAGCGATGGTTGTTACAGGTGTCAGACACTTCAAACATTAA
- a CDS encoding CdaR family protein — MAQPRISKVKRRKIAIFLRCVGISFVAWLLFAVSTVQTYTINAGISYVNIPEKKAFHPLQSDTVSIRMKISGWKIFMRRLQPDTPHIQVDLSGLKTRNFIVFTNQLGYINRQFPADNQVVAVSPDTLFFDFSKQTQRKVPVRPLYNMQFKKQYGIIGDTRANPEYVTVTGPLEDVANIEFLETDTIKGTNVGADIRTVAYLNKHQKNNITIYPTFSEISIPVGEITEKVVEVPLRVENAARYTSVRILPSKVKVAFLVSLKDYNKWSSRDFEAIVDMENWEKNNVQSLPVIMTKIPDYCKIISIEPQNVDFFVRR; from the coding sequence ATGGCTCAACCTCGGATCAGCAAAGTCAAACGAAGAAAAATAGCAATTTTTTTGCGCTGCGTGGGTATATCCTTCGTAGCGTGGTTGTTATTCGCCGTTTCAACCGTACAGACCTATACGATCAATGCAGGTATTTCGTATGTAAATATCCCGGAAAAAAAGGCCTTTCACCCGCTACAGTCTGATACGGTTAGTATTCGGATGAAAATCAGTGGTTGGAAAATCTTTATGCGCCGCTTGCAGCCCGATACGCCACATATCCAGGTTGACCTGAGTGGACTTAAAACCCGTAATTTTATCGTATTTACCAATCAATTGGGCTACATTAACCGGCAGTTTCCGGCAGATAATCAGGTGGTGGCTGTTAGTCCGGATACCTTGTTTTTTGATTTTTCAAAACAAACGCAACGGAAAGTGCCCGTGCGGCCGCTGTACAATATGCAATTTAAAAAGCAATACGGCATCATCGGCGATACACGTGCCAACCCGGAATATGTAACCGTGACCGGCCCGCTGGAAGATGTGGCGAATATTGAATTTCTGGAAACCGATACGATAAAGGGTACCAACGTGGGCGCTGACATTCGCACGGTAGCCTATCTAAACAAGCATCAAAAGAATAATATCACGATCTATCCAACGTTTTCCGAAATAAGTATTCCGGTGGGCGAGATTACCGAAAAGGTGGTCGAGGTGCCATTGCGGGTAGAAAATGCTGCTCGGTATACCTCTGTGCGTATCTTGCCGAGCAAGGTAAAGGTCGCATTTCTGGTTTCGTTGAAAGATTACAACAAATGGTCGTCGCGAGATTTCGAAGCGATTGTAGACATGGAAAACTGGGAGAAGAATAACGTACAAAGTCTGCCGGTGATCATGACCAAGATACCTGATTATTGCAAGATAATTAGTATCGAACCACAAAATGTTGACTTTTTCGTCAGGAGATAA
- a CDS encoding serine hydrolase domain-containing protein codes for MSRNLLLLLSLLISLQTMGQSKSELANKAVFNKIEFFINTQMTDSIYNLASENFKSHVPPEQLAFALNNLYQLGKIEQVEVVDFKQHTATYLLKFNTVALHVKLAVDSSLRYDLLSFSAAEQARPKKADKTEVISQVEKVSPLDFYIDSLANSYVKKGNTQSLAIATFHQNTYKTFFYGETEAGNQTLPTETTLYEIGSLTKVFTAVLLADLVTKNVIQLDDSIIKYLPDSVTANPALKAITFKELANHTSGLPRMADNWNTVAGFAAKDPYAAYDRKALFAYLKNFQPTREAGDAYEYSNVGFGLLGELISMISKKPYMQYLQETLLTPLQLLNTTDKPDAKKQQTLIKVYDEDGNHTPVWNWKALVGAGGLKSTVKDLTLFATEQFKMPQNELQNAMALTRQFTFFTPDNTDIGLAWHMRMLDGLIYFNHAGGTGGSSSFIGISPDTKTSVVVLSNAAESVATISSAIMEKLLQQPQQGTN; via the coding sequence ATGAGTCGCAATTTACTTCTTCTGCTGTCCCTCCTGATTTCATTGCAGACCATGGGACAAAGCAAATCTGAACTGGCCAACAAAGCTGTTTTCAATAAAATAGAGTTTTTCATCAATACCCAAATGACAGACTCTATTTACAACCTGGCTTCTGAAAATTTTAAATCGCACGTACCGCCGGAACAACTGGCCTTTGCGTTAAACAATTTGTACCAACTCGGCAAAATCGAACAGGTGGAAGTCGTCGATTTTAAGCAGCACACAGCAACTTACCTTTTAAAATTTAATACGGTTGCACTTCACGTTAAGCTAGCGGTAGACAGCAGCCTGCGCTACGACCTCTTGAGCTTTAGCGCAGCAGAACAAGCACGTCCAAAAAAAGCGGATAAAACGGAAGTCATCAGTCAAGTAGAAAAGGTATCGCCGTTGGATTTTTACATCGATTCGCTGGCCAATAGCTATGTAAAAAAAGGCAATACCCAGTCGCTTGCTATCGCGACATTTCACCAAAACACCTATAAAACGTTCTTCTATGGCGAGACAGAAGCTGGCAACCAAACCTTACCCACAGAGACTACGCTATACGAGATCGGGTCGTTAACCAAGGTTTTCACGGCCGTTCTGCTGGCTGACTTAGTTACGAAAAATGTAATTCAGCTTGACGATTCTATTATAAAATACCTTCCAGACTCGGTAACGGCCAATCCGGCATTGAAAGCCATTACGTTTAAAGAATTGGCCAATCATACTTCTGGCTTACCGCGTATGGCCGATAACTGGAATACCGTAGCCGGCTTTGCAGCAAAAGACCCTTATGCGGCGTATGATCGCAAAGCCTTATTTGCTTACTTAAAAAATTTCCAGCCTACGCGAGAGGCTGGAGATGCCTATGAATATAGTAATGTAGGCTTTGGCCTTTTGGGCGAACTCATCAGTATGATCAGCAAAAAACCTTACATGCAATATTTGCAGGAAACGCTATTGACTCCGTTGCAACTGCTAAACACAACAGACAAGCCCGATGCTAAAAAGCAGCAGACGCTTATTAAAGTTTACGACGAAGACGGTAACCATACACCCGTTTGGAATTGGAAAGCGCTGGTAGGTGCTGGCGGTTTGAAATCTACGGTTAAAGACCTTACTTTATTTGCTACCGAACAGTTTAAAATGCCGCAAAACGAATTACAAAATGCAATGGCACTAACGCGACAATTTACGTTTTTCACGCCGGATAATACCGATATCGGTCTTGCCTGGCACATGCGTATGCTCGACGGGCTGATTTACTTTAATCATGCAGGAGGCACGGGTGGTAGCAGCTCCTTTATCGGCATTTCGCCCGATACCAAAACATCAGTTGTCGTGCTTTCCAACGCCGCAGAAAGTGTAGCTACGATCAGCTCGGCAATCATGGAAAAACTGTTGCAACAGCCGCAGCAAGGAACAAATTAG
- the yajC gene encoding preprotein translocase subunit YajC, with translation MITTLLQAQTGLGQFQTFLPMILIIVVFYFFMIRPQMKKQKDHKKYIEELGVNSKVVTTAGIHGRIVEVSETTFLVDVGSGVRIRFDKTAIALDASKAANNTEAVKK, from the coding sequence ATGATTACAACATTATTACAAGCACAAACTGGTTTAGGCCAATTCCAAACATTCTTACCGATGATCTTAATCATCGTGGTGTTCTATTTCTTTATGATTAGACCGCAAATGAAGAAGCAAAAAGATCACAAAAAGTATATTGAAGAACTTGGTGTAAACTCTAAAGTCGTCACAACGGCCGGTATTCACGGTCGCATCGTAGAAGTTAGCGAAACGACATTTTTAGTTGATGTCGGTTCTGGTGTACGCATTCGTTTTGATAAAACGGCGATCGCGTTAGACGCTTCTAAAGCAGCAAACAATACAGAGGCTGTAAAGAAATAA
- the nusB gene encoding transcription antitermination factor NusB, with amino-acid sequence MLNRRHLRVKVMQTLYAFSLSEDKQVKDFEKALLTSVDEVNQMYIWTLNLLDEVAEYVLVDAEGRANKFLPTEKDKVYTTKLNNNSFIESLRQNRTYLEKVKKYNVSWSFDPEIVRSIFAELKESEEYLAYLKQEDRAIAAEKDIIKFIFKKIVLKSTEVEQVFDTKFINWTVDKEVLQAMIAKTFKNFSSENPAQNKLADLTPNWDEDSEFIIDLLKHTIRYGNEYQELISVKTKNWEADRIALVDNLLMRMAICELVNFPTIPVKVTINEYIELSKAFSTSKSNTFINGILDKILADLTDQRRIQKQGRGLKD; translated from the coding sequence ATGCTTAACAGAAGACACCTTCGGGTGAAAGTCATGCAGACGCTTTATGCGTTCAGTTTATCAGAGGATAAACAAGTAAAAGATTTTGAAAAGGCACTTTTAACAAGTGTGGATGAGGTCAATCAAATGTATATTTGGACATTGAACCTGTTGGATGAGGTAGCCGAATATGTGTTGGTCGACGCGGAGGGCAGAGCAAATAAATTTTTACCAACCGAGAAAGACAAGGTGTACACGACCAAACTGAATAACAACAGTTTTATCGAGTCACTTAGACAGAATCGTACTTACCTGGAAAAAGTAAAGAAATATAATGTCTCTTGGAGCTTTGACCCGGAAATTGTGCGTTCCATTTTTGCAGAATTAAAGGAATCGGAAGAGTATTTAGCTTATTTGAAGCAGGAAGATCGCGCCATCGCGGCGGAGAAAGACATCATCAAGTTTATCTTTAAAAAGATTGTCCTCAAATCTACTGAAGTGGAGCAGGTATTTGATACCAAATTTATTAACTGGACGGTAGATAAAGAAGTGTTGCAAGCGATGATTGCAAAAACATTTAAAAACTTCAGCAGCGAAAATCCTGCACAGAATAAATTAGCCGATTTAACACCCAACTGGGATGAGGATAGCGAATTTATCATCGACTTGCTGAAGCATACCATTCGTTACGGGAATGAATATCAGGAATTGATCTCGGTGAAAACCAAAAATTGGGAAGCTGATCGTATTGCATTGGTTGATAATTTACTGATGCGGATGGCGATCTGTGAATTGGTTAATTTTCCGACCATCCCGGTTAAGGTAACGATCAACGAGTATATCGAGCTTTCAAAAGCCTTTAGTACATCAAAAAGTAACACCTTCATCAACGGTATTTTGGATAAAATCCTGGCAGATCTAACGGATCAGCGTCGTATCCAAAAACAAGGTCGTGGTTTGAAGGACTAG
- a CDS encoding redoxin yields MTKIGIIAFMVFVAQYTFAQVAPATLPSLQSIHDVYNPKRSLQSSLPTAGKIIFIFYDPGCGHCQELGDGVAKNINKFTNASLFFISMNDKEYVDGYVNMFAKGLKDKKNVSFWKDAGTTFIEKFNPENYPATYIYEARTKKLVKSFQGESKVGKILPFVQ; encoded by the coding sequence ATGACAAAAATAGGAATAATTGCTTTTATGGTTTTCGTTGCGCAATATACCTTTGCGCAAGTCGCGCCCGCTACACTGCCGAGTTTACAATCTATCCACGATGTGTACAATCCGAAGCGTTCGCTACAAAGTTCGTTGCCCACCGCAGGGAAAATTATCTTTATTTTCTATGACCCGGGATGTGGCCATTGCCAGGAATTGGGGGATGGGGTGGCCAAAAACATAAACAAGTTTACGAATGCATCACTTTTCTTCATCAGTATGAACGATAAAGAATATGTAGACGGCTATGTAAACATGTTTGCCAAAGGATTGAAGGATAAAAAGAATGTGTCGTTTTGGAAGGATGCAGGCACCACATTTATTGAAAAGTTTAATCCCGAAAACTATCCGGCAACGTATATCTATGAGGCCCGGACAAAAAAGCTCGTCAAATCTTTTCAGGGCGAAAGCAAGGTGGGCAAGATACTGCCCTTTGTGCAATAA
- a CDS encoding LytR/AlgR family response regulator transcription factor, producing MIKTIVIDDEPLARMIIMEYLKQHADIEIVAECGDGFEGAKAIQLHQPDLVFLDIQMPKLTGFEMLEIVDDMPNVIFTTAFDEFAIKAFEKNAIDYLLKPISKDRFEQGLAKFRNAHSSNGATSNAQQTSAKVNAITETESLERIVVKNGAQIKIIPVQQVNFLEAYDDYVKIHTKDGVFLKNKTMSSFEKQLDQKQFVRVHRSFIAKVDQLAKIEPMEKESYIATLLTGEKINISKSGYARLKQIIGL from the coding sequence ATGATTAAGACGATTGTTATCGACGATGAGCCTTTGGCACGCATGATTATCATGGAATATTTGAAGCAACACGCCGATATTGAAATCGTAGCTGAGTGTGGTGATGGATTTGAGGGGGCCAAAGCTATTCAATTGCATCAACCTGATTTAGTATTTCTTGATATCCAGATGCCGAAACTTACAGGGTTTGAGATGCTGGAGATTGTAGATGATATGCCGAATGTGATCTTTACGACCGCCTTTGACGAGTTTGCGATTAAAGCTTTTGAAAAAAATGCAATCGACTACCTGCTTAAGCCGATCAGCAAAGATCGTTTTGAACAAGGCCTGGCTAAGTTTAGAAATGCGCATAGCAGCAATGGCGCCACGAGCAACGCACAGCAAACATCGGCTAAAGTCAACGCGATCACCGAAACCGAATCGCTGGAACGCATTGTGGTGAAAAACGGTGCACAAATCAAAATTATCCCGGTGCAGCAGGTTAACTTTTTGGAGGCTTATGACGATTACGTAAAAATCCATACCAAAGACGGGGTCTTTCTTAAAAATAAAACCATGAGCTCGTTCGAAAAGCAGTTGGATCAAAAGCAATTTGTGCGCGTTCACCGCTCGTTTATTGCAAAAGTAGATCAGCTGGCTAAAATTGAACCGATGGAAAAAGAAAGTTATATCGCCACTTTGCTTACCGGCGAAAAAATAAACATCAGCAAATCCGGTTACGCCAGATTAAAACAAATTATTGGCTTATAA
- the purN gene encoding phosphoribosylglycinamide formyltransferase yields MKKRIAIFASGSGSNAQKIMEHFKYSNLAEVALVLSNNPEAYVLQRADNFEIPSHVFDRKTFYETDEIVDILKRLEVDFVVLAGFLWLVPENLLKGFPNKIINIHPALLPKFGGKGMYGDNVHKAVLAAGEEEHGITIHFVNEHFDEGEIIQQAKFRVEPTDTLETIKFKGQQLEHQYFPKVIENLLKKYN; encoded by the coding sequence GTGAAAAAACGCATCGCTATCTTTGCTTCAGGCTCGGGGTCTAATGCTCAAAAAATCATGGAGCATTTTAAGTATTCCAATTTGGCCGAAGTAGCTTTGGTCTTAAGCAACAATCCGGAAGCATACGTATTGCAACGTGCTGACAACTTTGAAATTCCATCCCATGTTTTCGACAGGAAAACATTTTATGAAACAGATGAGATTGTTGACATCTTGAAACGTCTGGAAGTTGACTTTGTGGTATTGGCTGGCTTCCTTTGGTTGGTTCCGGAAAATCTACTGAAAGGCTTTCCCAATAAAATCATCAATATACATCCGGCACTGTTGCCTAAGTTTGGCGGGAAAGGCATGTATGGCGATAACGTGCATAAAGCGGTGTTGGCGGCTGGTGAAGAAGAGCATGGTATCACGATTCATTTTGTAAATGAGCATTTTGATGAAGGCGAAATCATCCAGCAAGCTAAATTTCGTGTAGAGCCTACTGATACCTTAGAAACCATCAAGTTCAAAGGTCAGCAGTTAGAGCATCAATATTTTCCGAAAGTAATCGAGAATTTACTCAAAAAATATAATTAA